In the genome of Candidatus Microbacterium phytovorans, one region contains:
- a CDS encoding ABC transporter ATP-binding protein, giving the protein MTTPGIVARGVRRSFGDVHAVRDVSLEAREGAVTGLVGPNGSGKTTLLLMLASLLTPDAGEVRIGGVDPVADPAAARALLGWMPDALGAWASLTARETIVTTARLYDLDRDVAHARATQLLQEVGLTDLADAPARVLSRGQKQRLGLARALVHDPRVLLLDEPASGLDPQARIDLRLLLRRLAADGRTILLSSHILSELEEVVDDAVFLVQGATVSSERVAEAATRVRTWRIRLADRDATASVLPIAQTLGLDAALVPVDRRDVLVGFDSDAAAATGLAALIGAGLPVAEFSAATGLLEHTFLDLEGGAR; this is encoded by the coding sequence ATGACCACACCCGGCATCGTCGCCCGCGGAGTGCGCCGTTCCTTCGGTGACGTCCACGCCGTCCGCGACGTCTCGCTCGAAGCCCGCGAGGGCGCTGTCACGGGTCTGGTCGGACCCAATGGCTCGGGCAAGACCACTCTCCTGCTCATGCTCGCGTCGCTGCTCACGCCCGACGCGGGCGAAGTGCGGATCGGCGGAGTCGACCCCGTCGCCGATCCCGCGGCCGCGCGCGCCCTGCTGGGCTGGATGCCGGACGCGCTCGGCGCGTGGGCATCGCTCACGGCCCGCGAGACGATCGTGACGACCGCCCGCCTCTACGACCTCGACCGCGACGTCGCCCATGCGCGTGCGACGCAGCTGCTGCAGGAGGTCGGTCTCACCGATCTCGCCGACGCACCGGCGCGTGTGCTCTCGCGCGGGCAGAAGCAGCGCCTCGGACTCGCGCGAGCGCTCGTCCACGACCCTCGCGTCCTGCTGCTGGACGAGCCGGCGTCGGGTCTCGACCCACAGGCCCGCATCGACCTCCGCCTGCTGCTGCGCCGCCTCGCCGCCGACGGCCGCACGATCCTCCTGTCGAGCCACATCCTCTCGGAGTTGGAGGAGGTCGTCGACGACGCGGTGTTCCTCGTGCAGGGCGCCACCGTGAGCTCCGAGCGGGTCGCCGAGGCGGCCACCCGCGTCCGGACGTGGCGGATCCGGCTCGCCGACCGCGACGCGACGGCCAGCGTGCTGCCGATCGCGCAGACGCTCGGGCTCGACGCCGCCCTCGTCCCCGTCGACCGCCGCGACGTGCTGGTGGGCTTCGACTCCGACGCCGCCGCGGCGACCGGCCTCGCCGCCCTCATCGGAGCCGGGCTTCCCGTCGCGGAGTTCTCCGCGGCGACAGGGCTCCTCGAACACACCTTCCTCGACCTCGAAGGGGGTGCGCGATGA
- a CDS encoding ABC transporter permease, whose translation MNVVRLWTIARLELLQRVRTVSWYVLLGVFALLLVGATALAFLSFGGQEQTGPGVYSTVVYITLLLVILVSPTLSGNSINGDRDAATLAPLQVTLATTAEILLGKFLAAWITGLAFAAVAAPFLLIATLAGGVQAATVAVSLLVLIVEIGVIAAIGVALSGILARPLFSVATTYLVVAALAIGTVIGFGLIGSSMTSEATVSQRSAVYGDDGPLCIDDTTTCWEEPEKMVCDEWTTYTQPTMRFDRVWWLLSANPFVILADATPTQFDRFGNPEDAFGYLKVGVRQTQIPPDLEIVWDECAPWDEDPYPTAQEILDQTVPSWFVGLGVQLLLAVTLLVWAYARTRTPARALPPGTRIA comes from the coding sequence ATGAACGTCGTCCGGCTGTGGACCATCGCGCGACTGGAACTCCTCCAGCGCGTGCGCACGGTGTCCTGGTACGTGCTCCTCGGGGTGTTCGCCCTCCTGCTCGTCGGAGCCACGGCGCTCGCCTTCCTGTCGTTCGGGGGTCAGGAGCAGACCGGTCCGGGCGTGTACTCGACCGTCGTCTACATCACGCTCCTCCTCGTGATCCTCGTCTCGCCCACCCTCAGCGGCAACAGCATCAACGGCGACCGGGATGCCGCGACCCTCGCCCCGCTGCAGGTCACCCTCGCCACGACGGCGGAGATCCTCCTCGGCAAGTTCCTCGCCGCCTGGATCACGGGGCTCGCCTTCGCCGCCGTGGCCGCCCCCTTCCTCCTCATCGCGACCCTGGCGGGCGGCGTGCAAGCGGCGACGGTGGCCGTGTCGCTGCTCGTGCTGATCGTGGAGATCGGCGTCATCGCCGCGATCGGGGTCGCCCTCAGCGGCATCCTGGCCCGTCCGCTGTTCTCGGTAGCGACGACCTATCTGGTGGTCGCCGCCCTCGCGATCGGCACGGTGATCGGCTTCGGTCTCATCGGATCGAGCATGACCTCGGAGGCCACGGTCTCGCAGCGTAGTGCCGTGTACGGCGACGACGGGCCGTTGTGCATCGACGACACGACGACGTGCTGGGAGGAGCCCGAGAAGATGGTCTGCGACGAGTGGACCACCTACACGCAGCCGACCATGAGGTTCGATCGCGTGTGGTGGCTGCTGTCGGCGAACCCCTTCGTCATCCTCGCCGACGCCACCCCGACGCAGTTCGACCGCTTCGGCAACCCGGAGGACGCGTTCGGCTACCTCAAGGTCGGTGTGCGCCAGACGCAGATACCCCCGGACCTGGAGATCGTGTGGGACGAGTGCGCGCCGTGGGACGAGGACCCGTATCCGACGGCGCAGGAGATCCTCGACCAGACGGTGCCGAGCTGGTTCGTCGGTCTCGGCGTGCAGCTGCTGCTCGCCGTGACGCTGCTGGTCTGGGCCTACGCCCGTACCCGCACTCCCGCGCGCGCCCTGCCGCCGGGAACCCGCATCGCCTAA
- a CDS encoding S8 family serine peptidase, with protein MPSTAAFAATDDDPSSRFTQSDSHGSVDSSISASAIGSDGRVTVIIEMTGDPVAVVQAEKGRDLTSSERSSVKGKLKKAQDSIRGSITGKGGKIQAQMQSAYNGIQASVPASQLDAVADLPGVVAIHPVRTYELDNSVSVPFLGVPQVWENTGYTGENVKVAILDTGIDYTHATFGGPGTVESYEAAAATSDQPADPALYGPNAPRVKGGIDLVGDDYNADPNSDSYQPVPHPDDNPLDCEGHGSHVAGTAGGSGVLADGSTYTGAYDSTTSSNEFRVGPGVAPESDLYAVRVFGCDGSTDVVVPAIDWAVANGMDVINMSLGSSYGRGDDPDAVAAANAVGAGVVVVASAGNSGHNPYLTGSPGTGDGVIAVSAVDSTESFPGAEITVGGDTVEAINANGASLEGIGDLTVVRVTDDPATSENEALGCSVEAFTKAGIVSGGNQLAVVSRGTCARAAKPIFGQQAGAAAVVMVNTSDDLPPYEGQITSNPDTGDEFLVTIPFLGVRSSDGAAFTAGATATITAATISNPGFRGYASFTSAGPRSGDSAISPDVAAPGVSISSAAVGTGNGAAILSGTSMAAPHVAGVAALTVQSHPKWTAPQISAAIVSTADPDKVAGQSLTIGGLGLVDTAQAVATQVTATGDAFRTESGWARESALSFGFQESALGFGGVKTVTLTNHGKKSVTYTVSSTPSEQSAKASVKFSTKRVTVRAGGTAKLVVAVAGAAKDVPTSVLSDDQFAFYEISGDVVLTSKDSTLRVPYLLVPRSNSKVSANVSTLFSHRDKVKDTTKKISLRNTLGALDAGADVYTWGLSDKKDVSKAIVDTGYDLRAAGVQSFAQGDDHLLVFAVNTHKRWSNAASNEFDVVLDVDGDGEPDYIVFSYDSGAVRAGSVDGVAEVFVQEIATGALAATGFLAQAPTDSSTILLPVWASDVDVSGEFDYTVQSFSLTNSGTDAFSGTATYDPTAPAISNGQYATVPKRGKATVEVEVDADAYKAQKPLGSMVVVFDNQSGAGEALLLKVK; from the coding sequence TTGCCCTCGACCGCGGCCTTCGCCGCAACCGACGACGATCCGTCGTCGCGCTTCACGCAGTCCGATTCCCACGGCAGCGTCGACAGTTCCATCTCGGCCTCCGCGATCGGGTCCGACGGGCGCGTCACGGTCATCATCGAGATGACCGGCGATCCCGTGGCTGTCGTGCAGGCCGAGAAGGGGAGGGATCTCACCTCCTCGGAGCGCTCGTCCGTCAAGGGCAAGCTGAAGAAGGCGCAGGACTCGATCCGCGGTTCGATCACCGGCAAGGGCGGCAAGATCCAGGCCCAGATGCAGTCGGCGTACAACGGCATCCAGGCCTCGGTCCCCGCGTCGCAGCTCGACGCGGTCGCCGACCTGCCGGGCGTCGTCGCCATCCACCCCGTGCGCACGTACGAGCTCGACAACTCGGTCTCGGTCCCCTTCCTCGGTGTGCCGCAGGTGTGGGAGAACACGGGCTACACGGGCGAGAACGTGAAGGTCGCGATCCTCGACACCGGCATCGACTACACCCACGCGACGTTCGGCGGTCCGGGCACGGTCGAGTCGTACGAGGCCGCCGCGGCGACCTCCGACCAGCCGGCCGATCCTGCCCTCTACGGTCCGAACGCGCCGCGCGTCAAGGGCGGCATCGACCTCGTCGGCGACGACTACAACGCCGACCCCAACAGCGACTCGTACCAGCCGGTCCCGCACCCCGACGACAACCCGCTCGACTGTGAGGGCCACGGCTCGCACGTCGCCGGTACGGCCGGCGGCTCGGGCGTGCTCGCTGACGGCTCGACCTACACCGGCGCCTACGACTCGACGACCTCGTCGAACGAGTTCCGCGTCGGTCCGGGTGTCGCGCCGGAGTCCGACCTCTACGCCGTCCGCGTCTTCGGCTGCGACGGGTCGACCGATGTCGTCGTCCCGGCCATCGACTGGGCCGTCGCCAACGGCATGGACGTCATCAACATGTCGCTCGGTTCGTCGTACGGGCGTGGGGACGACCCGGATGCCGTAGCCGCAGCGAACGCTGTGGGTGCCGGTGTCGTCGTCGTCGCCTCGGCCGGCAACTCCGGCCACAACCCGTACCTGACGGGCTCGCCGGGCACCGGCGACGGTGTCATCGCGGTCTCGGCGGTCGACAGCACGGAGAGCTTCCCGGGAGCGGAGATCACCGTCGGCGGCGACACCGTCGAGGCGATCAACGCGAACGGCGCGTCGCTCGAGGGCATCGGCGACCTCACGGTCGTCCGCGTCACCGACGACCCGGCGACCTCGGAGAACGAGGCGCTTGGATGCTCGGTCGAAGCCTTCACGAAGGCGGGGATCGTCAGCGGCGGCAACCAGCTCGCCGTCGTCTCGCGCGGCACGTGTGCCCGCGCTGCGAAGCCGATCTTCGGTCAGCAGGCGGGCGCGGCAGCGGTCGTCATGGTCAACACCTCCGACGACCTCCCGCCCTACGAGGGTCAGATCACGTCGAACCCCGACACGGGTGACGAGTTCCTCGTCACGATCCCGTTCCTGGGTGTCCGCTCCTCCGACGGAGCCGCGTTCACGGCCGGTGCGACGGCGACCATCACCGCCGCGACGATCTCGAACCCGGGCTTCCGCGGCTACGCGTCGTTCACGTCGGCGGGTCCGCGGTCGGGTGACAGCGCGATCAGCCCCGACGTGGCAGCCCCCGGCGTGTCGATCTCGTCGGCTGCTGTCGGCACCGGCAACGGTGCGGCGATCCTGTCCGGCACCTCGATGGCGGCCCCGCACGTGGCCGGTGTCGCGGCGCTGACGGTGCAGTCGCACCCGAAGTGGACGGCTCCGCAGATCTCGGCAGCGATCGTCTCGACGGCCGACCCCGACAAGGTGGCCGGTCAGAGCCTCACGATCGGAGGCCTCGGTCTCGTCGACACGGCTCAGGCCGTGGCGACGCAGGTCACCGCGACGGGCGACGCCTTCCGCACCGAGAGCGGCTGGGCGCGCGAGTCCGCGCTGAGCTTCGGCTTCCAGGAGTCGGCGCTCGGGTTCGGCGGCGTCAAGACGGTCACGCTGACCAACCACGGCAAGAAGTCGGTCACCTACACGGTGTCCTCGACGCCGTCGGAGCAGTCGGCCAAGGCCTCGGTGAAGTTCAGCACCAAGAGGGTCACCGTTCGGGCCGGCGGCACCGCCAAGCTCGTCGTGGCCGTCGCGGGCGCCGCGAAGGACGTCCCGACGTCGGTGCTGAGCGACGATCAGTTCGCCTTCTACGAGATCTCGGGCGATGTCGTCCTGACCTCGAAGGACTCGACGCTGCGCGTGCCGTACCTGCTGGTGCCGCGCTCGAACAGCAAGGTGAGCGCGAACGTCTCGACCCTGTTCTCCCACCGGGACAAGGTGAAGGACACCACGAAGAAGATCTCGCTGCGGAACACGCTCGGCGCGCTGGATGCCGGGGCCGACGTGTACACGTGGGGTCTTTCCGACAAGAAGGACGTCTCGAAGGCGATCGTCGACACCGGATACGACCTGCGGGCCGCCGGCGTGCAGTCGTTCGCCCAGGGTGACGACCACCTGCTGGTCTTCGCCGTGAACACGCACAAGCGCTGGTCGAACGCCGCGAGCAACGAGTTCGACGTCGTCCTCGACGTCGACGGCGACGGCGAGCCCGACTACATCGTCTTCTCGTACGACTCCGGCGCCGTGCGCGCCGGAAGCGTCGACGGTGTGGCCGAGGTGTTCGTGCAGGAGATCGCCACCGGCGCTCTCGCGGCCACGGGCTTCCTCGCGCAGGCTCCCACCGACAGCAGCACGATTCTGCTGCCGGTCTGGGCCAGCGACGTGGACGTCTCGGGCGAGTTCGACTACACCGTGCAGTCGTTCAGCCTGACCAACAGCGGGACGGACGCGTTCTCCGGAACGGCGACGTACGACCCGACGGCACCGGCGATCAGCAACGGCCAGTACGCCACCGTCCCCAAGCGGGGCAAGGCGACGGTCGAGGTCGAGGTCGACGCCGACGCCTACAAGGCGCAGAAGCCGCTCGGCTCGATGGTGGTCGTCTTCGACAACCAGTCGGGTGCGGGTGAGGCGTTGCTGCTGAAGGTGAAGTAA
- a CDS encoding GNAT family N-acetyltransferase, translating to MTSTPRLRDADPRDGEAIAAIYNDAVAHTTAIWNDATVDAADRVAWMTARQSAGHPVIVAVDADDEAIGYATYGPWRPHDGYRHTVEHSVYVRDDQRGRGLGRILMEALIDRARTAGIHVLIAGVDAGNTGSIALHERLGFVQVGTASQVGTKFGRWLDLTFLQLTLDAGEPTPR from the coding sequence ATGACGTCCACGCCTCGACTGCGGGATGCTGACCCGCGCGACGGCGAGGCCATCGCCGCGATCTACAACGACGCCGTCGCTCACACGACCGCCATCTGGAACGACGCGACGGTGGATGCCGCCGACCGCGTCGCCTGGATGACCGCTCGCCAGTCCGCCGGTCACCCCGTGATCGTCGCGGTCGACGCCGACGACGAGGCGATCGGCTACGCGACCTACGGCCCCTGGCGTCCGCACGACGGCTACCGTCACACCGTGGAGCATTCGGTGTACGTCCGCGACGATCAGCGGGGCCGGGGACTCGGCCGCATCCTCATGGAGGCGCTCATCGACCGCGCCCGCACGGCCGGCATCCATGTGCTCATCGCCGGGGTCGACGCGGGCAACACCGGCTCGATCGCGCTCCACGAGCGCCTCGGCTTCGTGCAGGTCGGCACGGCCTCGCAGGTGGGGACGAAGTTCGGGCGGTGGCTCGACCTCACTTTCCTGCAGTTGACCCTGGATGCCGGCGAGCCGACTCCCCGCTGA
- a CDS encoding alpha/beta hydrolase, whose amino-acid sequence MTDTDRHIFEPDGRAVPYVDEGSGPALVLVPGKGIDPVHLGTLAHVMLEEDFRIVRVGSRHAGADEGTTLLEAAQDVVDVMDHLGIADAWVGGHAFGGTVARAVARAHHDRVNGVLLLAVESDVPAEAELADGIPVLVLQGSDDDITPPANGEALRDAAPGLVSLVTIDGAGHLFAATHAGEAAAVIEDYLDWD is encoded by the coding sequence ATGACTGACACAGACCGCCACATCTTCGAGCCCGACGGCCGCGCCGTCCCCTACGTCGACGAGGGGTCGGGCCCGGCGCTCGTCCTCGTTCCCGGCAAGGGCATCGACCCCGTGCACCTGGGCACGCTTGCGCACGTGATGCTGGAGGAGGACTTCCGCATCGTGCGCGTCGGCTCCCGCCACGCCGGCGCCGACGAGGGCACGACGCTCCTCGAGGCCGCACAGGACGTCGTCGATGTCATGGACCACCTTGGCATCGCCGACGCGTGGGTGGGCGGTCACGCCTTCGGCGGCACGGTCGCGCGCGCCGTCGCCCGCGCGCACCACGACCGCGTCAACGGCGTGCTCCTCCTCGCCGTCGAGAGCGACGTTCCGGCCGAAGCGGAGCTGGCCGACGGCATCCCCGTTCTCGTCCTACAGGGCTCCGACGACGACATCACCCCGCCCGCGAACGGCGAAGCGCTCCGCGACGCCGCCCCGGGACTTGTGAGCCTCGTCACCATCGACGGCGCGGGCCACCTCTTCGCCGCGACGCACGCGGGCGAGGCCGCCGCCGTCATCGAGGACTACCTCGACTGGGACTGA
- a CDS encoding serine/threonine-protein kinase, producing the protein MTSPIEGEHTAELLGGRYAVGDCIGRGAMADVHRADDVILGRAVAVKMLRTPDDGSNPAPRARVEMALLASLNHHSLVTLYDARIEPGMPSYLVMELIDGPSLAEELRRGPQDARTVALLAADLAGALEVVHAAGVVHRDIKPSNILLANDPLPGRPRRAKLADFGVAHIADGARYTSPGFVIGTAAYLAPEQVRGAAPAPPADIYALGLVLREALTAQRAYPDATGIGAAMARLVESPAIPAWFGPEWTELLTRMTASDPAERPTAQEVAVIAATLPGDVSPDASTAGGELTEPTDTDGSDLDVFAALIDTDESPTVVAPPVLAATASPPSYPPPPPLPVGAATDGVASAAPAAAATASFDTATADAVPRGSRRERSLRRRRRRTRVAVVVGSALTAAVIIGLHAAGWVGGASIGPTEVETVPSPSSSVVEPLADTDLLGGTETDTDEVTTVTVSVDEPTPQDENAARKAERDAAKTAAADERAAAKAAREEQKAAAAAERDAAKQQRDAAKGKPGKADKPGKPDKP; encoded by the coding sequence GTGACATCACCCATCGAGGGCGAGCACACGGCCGAGCTGCTCGGCGGACGGTACGCCGTCGGAGACTGCATCGGCCGCGGAGCGATGGCCGACGTCCACCGCGCCGACGACGTGATCCTCGGCCGGGCCGTGGCGGTGAAGATGCTCCGCACCCCCGACGATGGGTCGAACCCTGCCCCGCGCGCACGCGTCGAGATGGCGCTGCTGGCATCCCTCAATCACCATTCGCTCGTCACGCTGTACGACGCACGGATCGAACCGGGGATGCCGTCGTACCTCGTCATGGAACTGATCGACGGGCCGTCCCTGGCGGAGGAACTGCGCCGCGGACCGCAGGACGCTCGGACGGTCGCGCTGCTGGCCGCCGACCTCGCCGGCGCGCTCGAGGTGGTCCACGCGGCCGGGGTCGTACACCGCGACATCAAGCCGTCGAACATCCTCCTCGCGAACGATCCCCTTCCCGGACGTCCGCGGCGTGCGAAGCTCGCCGACTTCGGCGTCGCGCACATCGCCGACGGCGCACGGTACACCTCCCCCGGCTTCGTGATCGGCACGGCGGCCTACCTCGCTCCCGAACAGGTGCGCGGCGCCGCTCCCGCCCCGCCCGCCGACATCTACGCCCTGGGCCTCGTGCTGCGCGAGGCCCTGACCGCTCAGCGCGCCTACCCGGATGCCACGGGCATCGGTGCCGCGATGGCGCGGCTCGTGGAATCGCCGGCGATCCCCGCGTGGTTCGGCCCGGAGTGGACCGAACTGCTGACGCGCATGACGGCATCCGATCCGGCCGAACGACCCACGGCGCAGGAGGTGGCGGTCATCGCCGCGACACTGCCCGGTGATGTGTCGCCCGACGCGAGCACCGCTGGCGGCGAGTTGACGGAGCCGACGGATACGGACGGTTCCGACCTCGATGTCTTCGCGGCACTCATCGACACCGACGAGTCGCCCACCGTGGTCGCTCCGCCCGTCCTCGCAGCGACCGCGTCACCGCCCTCCTACCCGCCGCCCCCGCCTCTGCCGGTCGGAGCGGCGACGGACGGCGTCGCATCGGCCGCGCCGGCAGCGGCGGCCACCGCGTCGTTCGATACGGCGACCGCCGATGCGGTACCCCGCGGATCGCGCCGTGAACGCTCGCTCCGGCGTCGGCGCCGCCGCACCCGCGTCGCCGTCGTCGTCGGTTCGGCGCTCACGGCGGCCGTGATCATCGGGCTCCACGCCGCAGGGTGGGTGGGTGGCGCGAGCATCGGTCCGACGGAGGTCGAGACGGTGCCTTCCCCCTCGTCGTCCGTCGTCGAGCCGCTGGCCGACACCGACCTGTTGGGTGGCACCGAGACCGACACCGATGAGGTGACCACGGTGACCGTGTCGGTCGACGAACCGACTCCGCAGGACGAGAACGCCGCGCGCAAGGCGGAGCGCGACGCGGCCAAGACCGCCGCCGCCGACGAGCGCGCCGCAGCGAAGGCTGCCCGCGAAGAGCAGAAGGCGGCCGCCGCCGCAGAACGTGACGCCGCCAAACAACAGCGCGACGCGGCGAAGGGCAAGCCGGGTAAAGCCGACAAGCCCGGCAAACCCGACAAGCCCTGA
- a CDS encoding GNAT family N-acetyltransferase has product MRAEEKATDAESRHVVRPLTPETFPAWLALAEKHNGVWGGCYCSYFHGDTPDTVKDDYDRARFKRRLVEEGVAHAALVFDGDDAIAWCEFGSPIELPNIYHRKQFDAGESRPAPWRITCFFVDRDHRRSGVAREALDGALALIAQQGGGEVVSFPNELVPGKRTSSSFLHNGTRAMFEKAGFTFERHIGKSKTVMRLTVPPAAA; this is encoded by the coding sequence ATGCGAGCCGAGGAGAAGGCGACGGATGCCGAGAGCCGCCACGTCGTGCGACCGCTCACACCCGAGACCTTTCCGGCGTGGCTGGCTCTCGCCGAGAAGCACAACGGGGTGTGGGGCGGGTGCTACTGCTCCTACTTCCACGGCGACACCCCCGACACGGTGAAGGACGACTACGACCGCGCGAGGTTCAAGCGGCGCCTCGTCGAGGAGGGCGTGGCGCATGCCGCGCTCGTCTTCGACGGCGACGACGCCATCGCGTGGTGCGAGTTCGGGAGCCCGATCGAACTGCCCAACATCTACCACCGCAAGCAGTTCGACGCGGGGGAGTCGCGCCCCGCGCCGTGGCGGATCACCTGCTTCTTCGTCGACCGCGACCACCGGCGCTCCGGCGTCGCCCGTGAAGCGCTCGACGGTGCGCTCGCCCTCATCGCGCAGCAAGGCGGGGGCGAGGTCGTGTCGTTTCCGAACGAGCTCGTCCCCGGAAAGCGCACGTCGTCGTCCTTCCTGCACAACGGCACGCGCGCGATGTTCGAGAAGGCCGGCTTCACCTTCGAGCGGCACATCGGCAAGAGCAAGACGGTCATGCGCCTCACCGTCCCGCCCGCGGCGGCGTGA
- a CDS encoding MFS transporter, protein MYALLLAIIYIAFISLGLPDSLVGAGWPVMHQDLGVPIGFAGIITMIIASGTILSSLASERVTRRFGAGLVTAVSVGMTAAALVGFSFSDSFWMLCLWAIPYGLGAGAVDAALNNYVALHYAARHMNWLHACWGLGASISPFIMSSALATGSGWSSAYLIIGVIQVVLTFGLLVSVPLWTKVNPTVPDAHDVSEGDEGSGATHVPLAVALRIRGVWLILTAFFAYCALESTAILWASTYLVTDRGVDAATAAAFASLFLLGITAGRFLAGFFADRIGDRWMIRGGFLTVGLGVVLLALPVQTNVLALAGLVIAGLGCAPIYPAIIHSTPVNFGRRHSQAIIGVQMAAAYTGSTLAPPLFGAISAWSGLWIFPLFLGALMLLGLIMAERLHRLTRRDAQLSRAL, encoded by the coding sequence GTGTACGCCCTCCTCCTCGCGATCATCTACATCGCCTTCATCAGCCTCGGACTGCCCGACTCTCTCGTGGGCGCGGGCTGGCCGGTCATGCATCAGGACCTGGGTGTGCCGATCGGGTTCGCGGGCATCATCACGATGATCATCGCGAGCGGCACGATCCTGTCGAGCCTCGCGTCGGAGCGGGTGACTCGGCGGTTCGGTGCGGGCCTCGTGACCGCGGTGAGCGTGGGTATGACCGCCGCCGCGCTCGTGGGGTTCTCCTTCTCCGACTCGTTCTGGATGCTGTGCCTGTGGGCGATCCCCTACGGGCTCGGCGCGGGAGCGGTCGATGCGGCCCTCAACAACTACGTCGCGCTGCACTACGCCGCGCGGCACATGAACTGGCTGCACGCGTGCTGGGGTTTGGGCGCCTCGATCAGCCCGTTCATCATGAGCTCCGCTCTCGCCACCGGGTCGGGCTGGTCGTCGGCCTACCTGATCATCGGTGTCATCCAGGTCGTCCTCACGTTCGGGCTGCTCGTGAGCGTTCCCCTGTGGACGAAGGTGAACCCGACCGTTCCCGATGCGCACGACGTGTCCGAGGGCGACGAGGGCTCCGGTGCCACGCACGTGCCTCTCGCGGTGGCATTGCGGATTCGCGGGGTGTGGCTCATCCTGACCGCGTTCTTCGCCTACTGCGCGCTCGAGAGCACGGCCATCCTGTGGGCATCGACCTACCTGGTGACCGACCGGGGAGTGGATGCGGCCACCGCGGCCGCCTTCGCCTCACTGTTCCTCCTCGGCATCACCGCTGGGCGCTTCCTCGCCGGCTTCTTCGCCGACCGGATCGGCGATCGGTGGATGATCCGCGGCGGCTTCCTCACGGTGGGGCTCGGCGTCGTGCTCCTCGCGCTCCCCGTGCAGACGAACGTCCTCGCTCTCGCTGGCCTCGTGATCGCCGGGCTCGGCTGCGCGCCGATCTACCCCGCGATCATCCACTCGACGCCGGTGAACTTCGGGCGCCGTCACTCGCAGGCCATCATCGGCGTGCAGATGGCGGCCGCGTACACCGGTTCGACGCTCGCGCCGCCGCTCTTCGGCGCGATCTCGGCGTGGTCGGGTCTGTGGATCTTCCCGCTCTTCCTCGGCGCGTTGATGCTGCTCGGCCTGATCATGGCCGAGCGACTCCACCGCCTGACGCGCAGGGACGCTCAGCTTTCACGAGCGCTCTGA